The Glycine soja cultivar W05 chromosome 15, ASM419377v2, whole genome shotgun sequence region CAGTTCCATTAGCAACTTTGTAATTGGGTttcttttaacaatttttagAATAATGAATATGTTTGACTCCTTTCATCCATTTCTGTCTATTCACTGGCCAGGGCCCCAAAAAAGGGTTTTGCATGTGGCTAATTGCTATGGGGTACTGCTGTGAATTTATAGTTGCTTTTGGGGATAAACAGCGATTTTCTTGTCTAGAGAAACAttataatgaagaaaaaaaatgattgctTACTAAACAAAGGGAGTATTTATTGATCAAGTGAACCAAATAGGGAGGTCCCAATAACTGCATCATTGTATTAACTTACTCCTTTGATCCTCTTGAAAGCAGGGTAATAAATCTTAAATCTTGCTTTAATTTTGATCCACTGCTTATTGAAAACTTTATTACACTATCATCCTATGATGTGTTGCCATTTCACCAAAAGAGTATGACCTCTCATGTAATTGTAGTCATAATCAAACTCTTTTGATGTGCCAACAAATGATTGGATGGTAGTGTACAAAACTTCTGCACAGAATAATAGATCATAACTAAGATGGGATGTCATACAGGAAAAGATAGGATCAATAAGGAATGAATATATAAGAGAGAATGTTAGTGGCGCCTATTGAGGAAAAAATGGTAAATATGGTTAGGACAGGAGAGAGAAAGACTATAGAAGCCCATTGAAAAAGGTAGAGGTACAGTGGCAGACCAAGAAAGACTCTTATGTGAAACCATTGAAAAAAGATCTAGAATTAAATAGCCTCTCCAATGAATTGGTTAAGGTAAGAACACAATGGCATGTTTGATGCATGGAGCCAACCCCACTTAGTGGCAAAAGCtttgaattgttgttgttgttgttgtggaacATTACAAAatcctaaatcatttaatagaAAAGCCTCTACCGAGTTACATACAGTATCTATACACATCAGTTATCAACAAAGAAAACTGTATCAAAATATCATGATCTTTAAAACAAATAAGGAGATCTTTATGTCATAGTCACTTTTTGGGTTGGTAAGCAAGCAACCAGATAAAACATTCTTTATTATATTCATGTGTAAAAACTCAGCAAAAGAGTAAATGTAGAGTGAAACCTCAGCATCACCCAGAAACATATCATCAATCTCTTCAGCAATTGTCATCCAGTTGAGCTGCAACAAAAATTGAGTATTAAAGACAGATATACACAAGAAAGAATCAATAAACTAATATTTTGCATAGCTGCTTACAGACTGAATTAAAACTGGAATAGAACCTTCCAGACCTCCTTTGTACTGGTTTTCTTCGATAATGAACACACATTTATTGGCAGAATTTATTATAGActgcaaacaaaagaaaaaggggggaaattaattattaatacaaGATAATTGATCGTCACAGAGAAAAACGGTATAGAAACTCACCTTTTCCTGGATTATGGATTCCCCACCTTGCAATTTCCGGCGCCCAATGATAGCAACAAGTGTTCCTTCTTCTATAACATCAGCATCATCAAATGCAAAATCAATCTACAACAGAGTAATTGCTAATGAATCTACACTAAGATTTATTTCagctttataaaaaataaaaccaaagaTGCACAAAACATCAAGACAGTCCAGCattactttttttccttttcatttaatttcattGTATCAAAAGATTTCTTCAAAGTTATGCATATAagatagagtttttttttaaaatattttttggaaaattttcaCCAGGGATTGCAAACAAGGCTTCCTATTCTTCTAAAAAATCTGGCAAGCATCCAAGAGCCCTCTAAAACAAGAAACACTCAGCATTAAAAGCAAAATGTAGAAGCTGACTATTTTTGTTCATACTTGAGAACTTCCTTGGTAGGTATCCAATGGAATCCCAGCCtttgctgcctcacttgcactTGAAACAGACCTGCATAAACCAATGCATCGATGTCAAGTGGTTTGGTGGAATTTACATCTTGACCAATACTTGcatttaatagaaaattttcTATATATCAAGGAAGTAGTCAAAATTCAGAAAAAGATAGTTTAACTTCAACTTTAACATagcatcattttttaaaattaaaaataacatagcACTTTAGctaaaagggaagaagaaatgTAAGGAGGAAGAGCTCACATGGGAATCCCTACTATATCCTTCAAATTACCAGTGCGAAGCTGGCTACCCAAATGCTGAATGGCCATACCAGAAGCATGACCAGACCCCAATCCTACAACCATGCCACTTTTCACGTATGTATCCACCtaccaaacaacaaaacatgtttacaAAATTCAGTCATCTCTCCCAATAACACGGACaattatcaaacataaaaaatggggTATTTGAATCTTAACAAATACACAATTTTTGACAAATATATAcactgtaaaaaaaacaaagaaaaattcttGACATAGGCATAATCGCTATTGAATTGAAGTGAACTTTTTTCCCCCTTACATGCATGCAAaaaccaaaagaaggaaaatttgaaagaaacttaAAGAGCACACAGTGCAAACAATGGGAATCACCAATCATTAAGTACGTTTCACCATTTTATCAACTGATTCACACAAAGTAACCAAAAGGGGTGTTGGAAATATTATCAAAACACAATTTTgacaaatatttcaaaaatctACAAAAGAGAGCATTATTAAAGTTGTTAAATTGGCATGAAAAACCAGATATTGATCACAATAAGACAAGTGCAATAAAGtaaacaaattttgaaaattgcaGAGAATGGTATCCATGAATTCATAGTTAATACAGTGTGTTGCGCTGCTCGGAGGAGAGCAGAGCTGTCATCGAGACAGGAGCGAGTCACCATCCTCAGAAAATTGGgtctgcatcttcttctgcatACTAGAGGTGTGTGTGAATGCAGAAGAAGCCTTgtagaaaatgatgatgatgaagctACTGAAGCCATTGCTCTTCAATTCCCACTCTCTGCAATTTCATCAAAGTCTTTGCTAGTGATAATGGATAAGGAACTATGGCCACTCTCCTGATAACAGCAAAGCAATTTCacacgattttttttttccaattctttttatttggcaatttcatcaaaataaaatatgatgagTATGTTtggcaattttttgtttttatcaattGGAATCCAAATCAGATACTACCACTTAAGCAATTGAACAAATCCTTGTTGATTTCAATTTATCTTGTCAATTTGTAACTTTTTTCATGCATTGTTTAAAGTAGTGTTTtaacttatattattattattaataattcctcaatattttttatttattctttttaatattatataatattatattttttcttctaataaatttcttctttaataatgtaattttgtatagatatattttaattagtattcATAATACCCAATACCCATACTTTAcacgaaataattaaaaagtaaaatgttaaaacatattatatataaatactagAGCATGGACCCGTGAATTTTGTTACTTTCttatattacttaaaaaaaattctaaaaaccaactcaaaattttaaaccaagaaacttattcattaataaaaataatagaagttAATTTGACTagactattttttaaaacttacatTTCACGCGCTATCTTGAAgtaaaaaagtttttataaacaaatcaaATTACTTCACAGAACAAGATGTATTTAGAAATATCAGAGGAGTCTAAatcaaaaaagtattaaaaagaaaataaaaaatcattattcaaattttatctttatagtATATGTTTGGATGAaggttaataaaattaattttgaataaaatttatgtttgtaaaattgattttgattaaaattaatttaaaagtctttatatttgtgtttgaatgtttttattataaaattaaattaaaaataaaattcaatataaaagtttgatttcaacgCCGTCCATAATTaattctaaaacaaaaattaattctaatttttttctcgAACTTATAAATACATCCAAAATCCTTCCTTTTTATTCATGAAGCTATTGCGAACAAAAGTTTATATTATATCAATCTAGTCAAGCTACAACCAAACCTTTCCTCGTAGATAAGATCGGTCGCATGTATCAAGCCACATGGTAATATTAAACAAAAGATACACAATCTATTAATCtctaaatcatttaaaaattttctcctttttcctttttctctgtcTGCCTCTGCCTCTCTAATAATAACATGTACTCAAAGTCAAAATCATGTAAAGACAGAACAGGAGTAAAAACAGTCATTGCTTGAGTACTTCTTTTCAGATGTTGGTAATTTGTATGTCATAATTCGAGTTTAGGCCAAGCCTATCAGAGTTTCAGCAGCATTCATTGCATTGGGAAGATCTTGTTTGTTTGCAAAAACAAAGCACTACAGCATCTCTTAGCACATCCTGTCAGTGGAAACAAAAATCcaattatacatatatacacacacgtACCTCATTCAGCATCGTGTGCTACTCATCTTTAGTCTCACCAGCCACGATTGTGATCATTGCTGTCTATCACAAGAATAAGCCCTTGTGTGTTTTGAAAGTAGTGTCTCCACAATGGTCAAATCTGAAACCAACCCCATGCTACTGAATTATTCCATATTACATCAAGAAGCACTTCTTGTATCTTGTTCACGACTAAGGCTTTCGATAAATTTTGTAGGAGAGGAAAATAACAAGGTAAGATAAATTAAACTTctcttataagttaaaattagtttaggCAAGTTCTTTCATCTAACTtttgcataagttaattttaactttgagagaaaattaattcattttttatcttattttttcttataagttttttttttgtttgagaaGTTTATCTAAACCCACGAAGCAATTGCTAAATTTAAAAGATGGGGTAGTAACTAGTAAGGTACTTTATGATATGAAAGTAGCAAATCATAATTTAATGTAATCTAGCAATcacttttacaaaaatatataactctGGCGTTTAATGTCAGAGTGCCATGATCTTGCAAGAAACCTTgcccttgtaaaaaaaaaacataaacggGGCATCTTTGCAGCTCAAGCATAACACTTTTTGTTTCATACTTTTATGTTTTATACAATCTTTCATGTCACTTTTCTAATTGGAGGGTTGGTTTCTTGTGTAGGAATTGGACTACTTATACATCCTTATACAGTATTCTAAATTATAGAGCTTCTATTATTCTACAGCACCACTTTTATGGTTATGGCTATAAGATAAAATGGGAAGTGTTGGACAAACTTTTTATCAGTGAACTCAACAAGTTGTAGTTTTTATATGGGGTTATCTCCACAAGGCAAGTAGTTAGAATTCAGAAGAATGTTAAATTTCAAAAGCActcaaaaatcaaatgaaagagaaattatCAACAATTTTACATGAGGTTGTCTCtttcaatttatcttttaatctttatttctaaattaaattttaacatttattaaataaattatcaaccATTAAACAACCTTTTATCACAATGTAAATTATTTGTCACAaatctaatatataatatatttaaaaatatcttttattataaatttttatttttgaacattagtgcaacatatatatcaaattttctaataattaatttatataaaaaaaatctgattgAACACATAATAGAGtctcataaattaattatatttttttaatccacaAGTActtcaattataatatattataatttataatttatatatgtaaaaatatttatttattttaagtttttagtgatataaaataaatatctatgTTTCATTGCACGCACAAAAATaccagttaaataaaaaaaaaaagataccaTAGTTTTGTATTAATTATGTCTTTGGATGGGGTAAAAGTGAAAATCGTTAATTTTCACTGACCGGTTCGCAAAATCTACCGGCAAAGGTTGGTGAGTAGTTGGAAAACGGAGCTTCAGAGAACGATCAGGAGCGTCCAAATAATATTAAGCGGACCCACAAGGACATGCGACGATCACAGCCGTCCCTTAGCCGTGATTTCCCAATCAGCTTAAATTCCACTCCTCCATCTACATCTTCATTCTCTTCAACCCTAACCCATTTGCATTCAACAAAACCAAAGCTGCCTCTGCTTattccttttcttgtttacacaattttttctttctcagaTACACacagcaccaccaccaccaccaccaccaccaccaccatgccCTCTCATTACTAACAACACACCCTCATAGATTCTCACCCACATAACCTAAGGTATGCTTCGCTTTACACTATTCTCGTAAAATAATTCTAGTCTCATTGTTTTATAGGGTTCATGGAGTGTGTTTTATTTCATCCTTTTAACTTTCTTTAAGGAATTCATGATTGTGGATTGTGTTCGTCGTGTATTGAACCGTCAGATTCTGATTGTGTTAGATTAAAATTCAATCTTGCTAGGTCTGTAGGATTTAAATGTTGTGTTTGTGTTGGATTCTGAACAATGTTTTTGATTGTAGAGATATATAGATATAGGAATTCGTTATGGCGACAGCGGAGGCAGCTTCTGCTGGGCTTGGTCCCAGATATGCACCTGATGATCCTACCCTTCCACAACCGTGGAAGGGGTTGATTGATGGCAGCACTGGTCTTTTATACTATTGGAATCCTGAAACCAATGTTACGCAATACGAAAAACCGACACCACCAGTGCCTTCAGGCCCTGCGCCGAGCTTGGCACCTATACCAGGGGCTCATACAGTGCAGCCTGGTGGAAAGGTGCAGCAGCATGGGCAGCAGATGCAGCAGGTGCAATCCTCGCAACAGCAGATGGGTCACCTTACCCAACAGCATGGCCAATCTATGCCACCGCAGCAGCAGAGTCCCCATATGGCACAGGTCACTCAGCAGCAGTCCTCTCACGGTGCTCAGGCAGCACAGCAACAGAACCAACATGGGCAGAAAATGATGCAGCAGCCTCAAGGGCAGCAAATGATGCAGCAGCCCCAAGGGCAGCAAATGATGCAGCAGCCCCAAGGGCAGCAAATGATGCAGCAGCCCCAAGGGCAGCAAATGATGCAGCCTCAAGGACATCAAGCCAGGCAGCAAATGATGCAGCCTCAAGGACAGCAAATGCATCGTCAGATGCCGCCACAGGCGATCCATTCCCAGCATTTTGTGCAAGGAATGCCTCAGGATCATGGTTCACACATTGTACAACCACAAACACATCAATTCACTCCCCAAAACATGCATTATATGTCGTATCAGCAAAATGCAATTACATCCAGGCAACCAAACTCCCAGCACAGTCAGCCAAACATGGTATCACCTGGGCAACCTAACTCCCAGCAGGTTCAGCATAACATGCACGGTCAGCCCTTTGAAAACCAacaaacaacatatccaaaggTAGAGGAAGTGGATTCTAAAAATGGAAGCCAGGTTGGACATTCGCCATCCCAGTATCCACAAAGGAGTGCCTTGCCCGTTCAGAACAACCAGAACATTCCTGCCGAAGTTGGTTCTGGTCAAGTACCTAATGTAGGTGTCAATGCTGGCCAACCACAACAATTCAGGGCCTTATCTAACAGTATGCAACAATCGCCCTCTGGATCTGATTTATATTACCAACATGGTCCTAACTTTCATAGCCAGATGAGCCCAGGAATGATGCATGGTCATCCATCCAATGTCCTTCCTTCTGGCCAAAAGATGGGTCCCGAGGATAGCTTACGTGTTAGAGCAGGGAATGAATATTACTATAATTCTAACAAAGATATGGCAACAATGGGTCGTCAGCAGCCAGATATAACTCCAATACCCATTCCAAGAAATCAGCaggtactttttttctttctagtaTGATGTTTAACCAttgtttcacttttcaaactttaactaattattgtattatttgtgTTGGTATTTGATTGCTAGAAGGATGTTTTAAAGTTGTTTCAATGCTAATAAAATGTCATTGACTGTTTAAAATACTGATTTAACATATGGAAATCTCCTTCAGGTCCTCACTaccttctataaaaaaaaattttagtgCAATTGCTGCAATTAGTGGTTAGCTGAAATACATCTTCCCCTCAGAATACAAAAAAGTAGGAATAGAATAGCTTGGGGAAGTGGAAAGAAAAAATCTATTCATTTTAAATGACTTTTATACCCTTTAATGTAATGGTCGGTGGATAAGTTGATGGGTATACTATACGTGTCATTGAGCGCAAGGAACTTATGGTTTTCAATGGTGAACTTCTTAATAATATGCCATATTACTGCAAAATAATGCCTTTGCATTGATAATGTAAAACAGTTTTATACTGTCATCCAATCATAAATCACcgtttgaattactttaagataattattttaaaagtcaatagACTTATCATACATGGTGGGTTGTGATTTGATGATTGTGTAAAACTTATTACACTGTCAGTCCACTTGAAATGTTTGAGTATGAAACTATGCACACAAAAAGGATCCTCAGCCTTAGTttgctgatatatatatatatatatatatatatatatatatatatatatatatatatatatatatatatatatatatatatatatatgagaatttACAGATAGTACAAAAAATAGTTCATGATGATGGCTACAGCCTAGCCTATGGTGACAGATTGCAGGACAGCTTCTAAGAGCTTCCACAAGCTTCTACAACAAGctagaaatataaaacattattaaacAACAACTTTAACAAGTCCATaaccccttttctctttttctaatgTTGATACATTTTTTTGCATCTTACCTCAACGTTTTAAACCTCCTAGTGCTTTTAAGGTGCCTTTCATCTTTGACTACTTCAACACTACTTTGTGTTGATAATGCATGTTTCAAAGCTTCACCTGTCTTCATCCCTTCTTTTATCCTTTAATTTTAAGTTGATTATTCATTATATCCTCCCTCCCAATATTGGTTGTTCTTTAtcctaatttaatattttatgattatgtAAAACATTATTGCAGGATATGAGGATTGGCAACACTCCTTTTCAAAATGTAATGCCAAGTGGAAATGGAAGTGGTATTGCTGGGAATGCTGTGCCTAGCATGTTTGTTCCTCCAATAGGAGGACCTTCACCTCTCTCTACTAACCCTTTAATGAGGCCTCCTTATATGGGATCTTCAGATGCTACTGATCTCTCACCAGCTGAAATTTACTGTCAGCAACATGAAGTTACAGCAACGGTCGGTACTTTTATTGGAAGTGGTGTATGAAATTTAGTTCAGTATCTTAGTACAGATAGCATACAGACCAAGCTTTTACAAGACCCTAGAcatatttgattttatgttttagttgtatCATATGTTGCAAACAATTAAGATGCTTCAAAATCAAAACTGAAAACAAAGCCTATCTTTGttcatatgtatgtatgtatgtatgacaTGATCTGCTTTCGACTGTTTGAGCTTCTCAAGGTATATTGTGAGTTGTCAGATGAACTGCCTGGTTGTGGTTctattgtttttatttccttGTAGAGTGTCcgactttattttaaatttatatttcttgtatatctttatattttctttacatcAATATTTATGTCTTACTGGACAGGGTGACAACATTCCACCTCCTTTCATGACATTTGATGCTACTGGGTTCCCTCCAGAGATATTGAGAGAGGTAAGTTTATTGTTCTCCTGTTATGTGGAATTGTATGCATTGGTGCTTCCTAGGAAAGAAATGGTTTTACTCCTTTtccccatttttttaatttaaaatttacttttaaactTATCTATTTTCGCTTGTCGCAGGTGCGATATCTGCTCCAGAGCAGGAGCATATGTCGTACGCTGCACTGCTAATCTGCATTTGGCACAATTACACGTGCAACTATTATCCTGATTTTTGGAGCCTGCAAAAGGGATGGTTGGAGCCTTTCTTGGGCATCTTCTATAAGGGTGGATGGCCCTCCATTCTTCAAATTTCTGTGTGACCCGGGATTTGTTGCTTATTGGCTCCGCCTCTTATGTCTTTTTTGCCTTTTTTAATTGCCTCAAGTTGCTTCAGTAAGCAACCATAACCTATGGGTcctttagtttttttgtttgctAAATTATCACAGTTGAATGCAATTTTGTGTTTTCTGAATCAAAAGGCATTGGATTTGTGCACCATTCATTGGTCTGATTGCTGCCATATACTCTCGTTTCAGATATATTCTGCTGGCTTCTCAAGTCCAACACCAATACAGGCTCAAACATGGCCTGTTGCACTACAAGGTAGAGACATAGTCGCAATTGCCAAAACAGGCTCTGGAAAAACATTAGGCTACTTAATGCCTGCCTTCATTCTTCTTAGACAGCGATGTAACAATTCTCTGAATGGCCCCACTGTCTTGGTTTTGGCTCCAACACGTGAACTTGCGACACAGATCCAAGATGAGGTCGTCAAATTTGGTCGATCATCACGAGTCTCTTGCACGGTTTGTCCCAAGTGTTATCTCTTCCTTTTTGTTGAGTTTTAGTCTATTAGTGTTTGCCTTAATCCTTTGGTGCATCTGTTGATTTCTTTTCCCTTTGCAGTGCTTGTATGGTGGAGCACCTAAAGCCCTTCAACTAAAAGAGTTGGACCGGGGAGCAGACATTGTTGTTGCCACACCCGGTCGGCTCAACGATATACTTGAAATGAAGAAAATTGACTTTGGGCAAGTTTCGCTCCTTGTGCTTGATGAGGCTGACCGAATGCTTGACATGGGTTTTGAGCCTCAAATTCGTAAGATTGTGAATGAGATTCCACCACGCAGACAAACTCTCATGTACACAGCAACCTGGCCAAAAGAAGTAAGAAAGATTGCTAGCGATCTTCTTGTTAATCCTGTCCAGGTTAACATTGGAAGTGTAGACGAGCTTGCTGCAAATAAAGCTATCACACAGGTATTTAATTAGTGGCCATTCATTTAATCAAAATAGATAGTACTTCTACTTTTATCTTGTTTTGTCAATACTTTGCAAGCTCAGAGTTACTAATTTGATCCATTTTGTGTTCATTTTTTATGACTTGCAAATGTTAGCTTCTTCcttgtatttatttatgtattatattCTATATCCAAATTTCCATTTCAGGAGTACTcgtcaaagttaaaaaaaaaattccaaatacTGAAATCTTGGTTAATACAGGCTCTTTTGTACTGATACAGTGATACTATTTAGCTTTACAATTCAACTTGATCTAAAAGCATCTTCTCTTTGGTCATTGCAATCTCTTGACCTCAATATGGCTATGTGTATCTTCCCTGTTCTGCATCTTCTCTTTGGTTACTTTCCTAAAAAGACTGAGCCCTGGTACAACGGTAAGATTGTTGTGTTTGTGACCTTGTGGTCATGGGTCAAATAGGCTACACACGTCTGACCTCTTACCCAGACCCGACTACTGTTGGAACCTTATGCACCGAGATATGTAAGATGAAATATGCATTTTACCTGTTTTTGGAGGAGGGGGAAATGTTGTCACATTTAGTGCACTTTGCAAGCATGTGATACTTTATAGAAAGGATATTGCAAGCATTATATTTCATTAcagaaaaa contains the following coding sequences:
- the LOC114386438 gene encoding probable ribose-5-phosphate isomerase 4, chloroplastic, which gives rise to MASVASSSSFSTRLLLHSHTPLVCRRRCRPNFLRMVTRSCLDDSSALLRAAQHTVDTYVKSGMVVGLGSGHASGMAIQHLGSQLRTGNLKDIVGIPMSVSSASEAAKAGIPLDTYQGSSQIDFAFDDADVIEEGTLVAIIGRRKLQGGESIIQEKSIINSANKCVFIIEENQYKGGLEGSIPVLIQSLNWMTIAEEIDDMFLGDAEVWRRPSIGQAGPLGGDFPVVTKEGHNILDVIFTSPIENLAEVAKSLDKVDGVVDHGVVSKIPCTVVIASQTGLNILDKLTADIVG
- the LOC114388728 gene encoding DEAD-box ATP-dependent RNA helicase 40-like, with protein sequence MATAEAASAGLGPRYAPDDPTLPQPWKGLIDGSTGLLYYWNPETNVTQYEKPTPPVPSGPAPSLAPIPGAHTVQPGGKVQQHGQQMQQVQSSQQQMGHLTQQHGQSMPPQQQSPHMAQVTQQQSSHGAQAAQQQNQHGQKMMQQPQGQQMMQQPQGQQMMQQPQGQQMMQQPQGQQMMQPQGHQARQQMMQPQGQQMHRQMPPQAIHSQHFVQGMPQDHGSHIVQPQTHQFTPQNMHYMSYQQNAITSRQPNSQHSQPNMVSPGQPNSQQVQHNMHGQPFENQQTTYPKVEEVDSKNGSQVGHSPSQYPQRSALPVQNNQNIPAEVGSGQVPNVGVNAGQPQQFRALSNSMQQSPSGSDLYYQHGPNFHSQMSPGMMHGHPSNVLPSGQKMGPEDSLRVRAGNEYYYNSNKDMATMGRQQPDITPIPIPRNQQDMRIGNTPFQNVMPSGNGSGIAGNAVPSMFVPPIGGPSPLSTNPLMRPPYMGSSDATDLSPAEIYCQQHEVTATGDNIPPPFMTFDATGFPPEILREIYSAGFSSPTPIQAQTWPVALQGRDIVAIAKTGSGKTLGYLMPAFILLRQRCNNSLNGPTVLVLAPTRELATQIQDEVVKFGRSSRVSCTCLYGGAPKALQLKELDRGADIVVATPGRLNDILEMKKIDFGQVSLLVLDEADRMLDMGFEPQIRKIVNEIPPRRQTLMYTATWPKEVRKIASDLLVNPVQVNIGSVDELAANKAITQYVEVVPQMEKQRRLEQILRSQERGSKVIIFCSTKRLCDQLARSIGRTFGAAAIHGDKSQGERDWVLSQFRTGKSPILVATDVAARGLDIKDIRVVINYDFPTGIEDYVHRIGRTGRAGATGVSYTFFSEQDWKHAGDLIKVLEGANQHVLPELRQMALRGPSNFGKDRGGVSRFDSGGGGGRWDTGGRGGMRDGGFGGRGGGMRDGGFGGRGGGFGGRGGGMRDGSFGGRGGGFGGRGGIRDGGSGQGGRGDFFPGRGNRGRGSGGPRGGHVGWGRGERGMDDRYNMDGRGQGRGRGRFDNRRDVSYKGRGRSYSRSPERVRTWDYSRSSSRSRSRSRSRSWSRGRSRSRSWSRGRSRSYSRSISPRRNRSRSRGRSYSRSHSRSPSYDRRNRSDQQLPDQKDLRAQEVGTSDPRMLPVSSGSGSQGNSFLGTEQVEQQPVVSSTDAGNPEAVADLSHQSASDI